The DNA region tttcttaaaaaaaacactaCCATTTTGATAATGGTAAGATTATTTAGTATGTTTCTATAGATATATATCCTGAAGTTAACAAAAGGAAATGTAATAACCATTCTTTGGGGTAAAAAGCCtaagtgttactttttttttgctttaatagagGAAAGTTACTGGTGTTAAATACATTTATTGTAAACTTTGACACAAAAATAGGTTCTCTAGGCCATTCACATGCACATTAAAATCAAAAAGCTGCAAACTACAACAATGcatataattatacaaatgatGCCACTCTGTGATGATTACAGGATTGTTGTCCATGCAAGGAGATCTGAGGCATTATCTATGACGCCTTAAGATCCAGAAGTGTTGTTACTACCAAACCTCTGATTAACACTGTGAAGTAAGTGTTTTGGAAGGCAGTTCCACGAGTTGGCTAACATTTCTTTAAAGCAAATGACTGCTTCTAAGCTTAGCCTGAAAAgtggacaaaagaaaaataatttcactttgctGTTTAAAGTACATTAACTTGaatttaaagttaaataaataagtaataaaccTCTTTCTTTAGGAACTGATTACATCAATGAAGATTCATTGCTCTTAAATAATCCGTAAacctgtgtgttttttttaagaacactAAAGTGTCAAGTGCCAAGGAAAAATTTACTTACCGTACAAGAGATTTTGGTTGAACTGAAAATATAAGTATTTCATTACTGTGTGCCTGAAAAATAGAGGtgaacacattaaaaacaaaaaggcaagTGCATCACAGATAAGTTTCAGTAGTAATATGAAGTGGTATACTTACAGCTCTGTGATGAACCAGCAGATTGTTGGCACACCCACCAAAAACAATCACTTCTCCTTCATCACTAGCACAAGCTGTATGCCATagcctgaattttaaaaaaaacttggaagTCACCCAGAAGACCAAATTGATCATTCACACTCATAACTAGTGAAATAAAGATTAGAGATCTTAAGATAGTTTTTGTGCCTAAACATGACCATGAGAAATAAAACCTTACGGAAAAGTAGTAGAACTAGAAAAAtcagtgttgattttatatgGATATTATTTGTCTCTGTTTCATTTATGGAGTGAAGAGTTTGAATTCAATGATGTGTTTTGTAGGTCTTTGATAGCAATAAGTTAGCCTTACACAGAACATCTGAGGGGTGCTGAAGTTCTGCCCCAATAAGCTGAAAGTCTTAAAGCCTGATAATTCTATAGAAAAGTCATTTGAACCAAATGAAATCTTAGTGGCATGCCTGTGCTTGCATTAGAGGATTAGGGGAAAAATGCAGGTGATATATCTAAATGTGCTTTGAACTCCATTGCTGAGTAAATCATTGTCCTTAACAATTCATTTGACAATGATAATTTGATTTATCCTGTTGTACATTGCTGTTGTAAATCTAATCAGCAGTTGTTTTACCTTCACAtacattaagatttttaaattctccCCTTAcaaattccttttgtttttgttttaattacaaaCTTAGGTGCCGTTCAACTCAGGTAAACAACTTGCTTTTAAGTTTTAACTGTGTCAATAATTTTTTGATAGCAGAAGGAAAGGGTAGCCCTATTCTTCCTACACAGATAATAACAGAAAGGCATTTGATACTCAAATTAATATTGGTTTTCCttggctgggaatataactccatggtagagtacttgcctagcatgtgcatggcccctgggtccaatctccagtatcacaaaagaaaaatattggttcTCTTTGAGAAGTATGATGTTAAACCCTAATAGAtaccaagatttttaaaaataagaatatgggTAAAATATAGCTAAAATATCCTCAGTTTTATTAGTCTTGCACATTTCTAGGCCTAATTCAGTATaagaattatcttttaaatagttCATACCTtggtttttcagtatagggatgaTTAAACTGTATCCATTCATTTTTACTGATGCAGTAAGTCCAGGCATCACCTGAttgaagcaaaatttaaaaagctgtgaTGTATGTTTATCTTTCATTATGACATTGATGTTTAAAGGGCACAACTTGTGCAAAAAAAGTaatgaagtttttccttttttcccctcctttttttctctgcagTTAACCACCTTTGCATGTTACAGCCTTTCAAGGCTTTTACATACTGCAGGTTATTTCTCTACTGGAGGAATGGATTTATGACATAATATGTACAATGTAGCATAATTTCAGTATGTATGGgatcaaaattaataaatctcCAAGCCAACCCTATACTCTCTTGAtacatctaaaataaaatgattttcagCAAATCATATGTAagtgatatataaatatttaagttttttaaagacTCACTTAGTGGCTGTTTTTCAGTGGTAAATCctccaaagagaaaaagatgatcTGAAGAAACTGGTGTTAGTGAGTGCCAGGATCGGCCGACAGGGCATACACCTTGTGGAATTCTGAAAATAAGTTACAACATCCGTTTCAAAGTAGCTACTATATTTAATGCAGagaaatatttaagttttcttttaaaatttagatggGATTATTAGGAAAGGAGACTTAAGGGTCTTGGTATTAACTACATGCTTTATACtggccacccccccccccaaataaggCAAACATTAAAGCCCATGCTTGCTATGCCAGGcacatagtttttgaaactggAAATAAGATTCCATCCTTAAGAACCCTGGTAATCATGTTTATTAAATTCATAGTTAAAGAAGATTAAAGCAAGTTTATTACATACTAATAATAAGGTATAGGGAgaaagggtttttttaaaaaaaaacttttctgaaTAATTATCTAAAGTGATACTTGCAATTCATTCCACTCCCATGTATCCAGATTAAGATAGTGAAGATCATTCATTCTAGCATCCTAAAAAAGGATAATTAAGTAGTTACATTTTGAAGAATTCAAAAGTAAGCTATTGAAACTGTTTATATACTCACTCGGTATCTGCCtccaaaaacaaaacctttgtTTCCAACAGTTGCACAGGCATGGGCAGCACGAGGTGAAGGTGCTTTACcctattaaaaagtaataaaagcaaTTTAATAAATAAGTGAACTATTTAGAAATGGGGAAAATCCAGTCTTGATGTAGAATAAGAATATGCAGAATACTTGAGTTTTTAAAAGCTGAAGCATAGACTTCTAGACAACAGCAATACTGAAGACTGATGCATTATTTAATATGTATCAGAGGGAAAGGAAATCTAATGTAAGTTCCCATTAGAACTAGATTATATATTACCAGTATCAGCTGCTATTATATACCATCTATTAGGTAATAAATGTTGGGTTAGTCTCTTTATACATTCATTAAACTACTCTGAGTTCTAAGTTCCttggaaaataatgaaaactatGGATTGTCTCTCCAGAAAACAAGAAACAGTAGTTTCACATCATCTCCCAACTCTGGCATATTCCCCTCTCCTCTAAATAGCCTTGCTTTAATGGTATATTATTGCTTATTAACTCACAGTAGTTAGAGGCTGGCTCCAGGTAAATGTTTCAGTgtctaaaatatgtacatgatCATTCCATCCTCTTGGATGACTTgaattctacagaaaaaaaaagaccctctTTGAGTTAGTTTACagataatgtttataaaattacaCAGCCACGTTCAATTTATTAATAAGTGAACAAAACTAATAgtgtatataaaatgtattatgtCAGCATACTAAGTAGGCCATATGCAGACATGAAATATACTTACCCAAAAAGATGTTTCATCAAATTCAAAAGTTCCCAATACTTTATCTTCAGGTAAATAGCCATACCCTCCAAAAAATATTAGcctgtttgattaaaaaaaaaaaaaaagacactaaaaaTTCAAACATCCACAGGATAGGACCCAAGGAATTTTTCTCACTATTTTTTTGCAATattatggattgaacccaaggccttgtgcatgctatgcaagtgctttatcattgagctgcatacccagccctttttttatcttatttttaaaattttgagacagagtctcactaagttgcccaggctggcctcgaactttcaGTCCTCTTCCTCAGGCtcctaagtgattttttttcttaatttgacaTATAGTACAAGTTGAAAAGTTACacttatatatatgaatatacttattcaaataataatagctaacaatTATATCTTAAGTACTGTGTTAAGTGCTTTTAtgtgttaatatatttaatattcatattgGTCCTATGAGTTATATTCTATACTGTTTATTGCGTAGGATATTTGAATGGTAAATTACTTTCTGCATAAAAATCCAAACCtacattactttcttttttttttttaaagagagaattttaatatttattttttagttattggcagacacaacatctttgtttgtatgtggtgctgaggattgaacccgggccgcacgcatgtcaggcgagtgcgctaccgcttgagccacatccccagcctccctacATTACTTTCTAACTCACTTGTTTTTATATACCCAGACACCAAGTTTGTCCTTTGATGATGGAGGAATTCCTTGGCAATCAATTCTTTCCCACTGTAACACTCTATCTGTAGACCTTGAATCCAGCATGTAGAACTGTCAGAAGCAACAAATTCAGTTAGATTTCGTTATGTGGAAGAAATTCAACTTTATTTAGCAGTTAATTTTACTGTGGCTTATAATAATGAAGGTGCCATCTAATTCAGTGTTACTGAAATTGTGACTATAGACTGACTGCCAGGTGGGTCGGAGTCAAGATTACTAAGAACTTGTGACAGAATGTAAATTTCTAAATCACTAATAACAGTTATTTCAACTAATTTTTCATAGCCACCCTTTTATGATGAAGGAATCAACAATGTGTTTATTTACCATCTGGCATAAGCTCCTTATTTTGCTGTAGACAGGCACTTTGAGTCAAACTGATTTGATTTATACATATTAGGACAGTATtaccaaaaaccaaaatcaaGTTTGTCAATTTTACCTTTAAGTTCAATTTAACAAACACATCTTCAGTGCCTACCTGGGAGCTCCTAATTCTGGGAGCTAAAGATCCATCAGTACTTAAAAGGTTAAATGTTGTCTACCCATCCAGGTAACTGGATATATTGACATATCAGTCACTTCTCAAACATTCAAGCTTCCTTTTGGTCAAACTTAGAACACTGAATCCTAGCCATCTGTGACCACCCTCTAAAACTCACAGCTCTCCTTTCCAAGCTTTTTCAGATTGTGTCaaagttatttttctcccccAGGGCTCTGAAAAATATATGGCCAAACTACAGCTCAAACCTCTTAGGCATAGAAccatttctttaaacaaaaatcttgaaagcccaatatgtaaaaacaaaagtGGAGTTAATACTTGTTtaaatgggggagggaggggcagtgtGGAGCCCACCTAACACTATACATTCATTCTTCTCATGGATACCTCAAAGAAATCCCTGGTTTCTAGAAGCACAGTTTGAAACCATCTAAACCATATATCACACCTACAAAAAAATCCCTGGCATTTCCTTGAGTAAAATATACTTGATTATGTCTCTGGCACCATTGACTACCCCTATTATTCAGTTTAAACATTACCTCTTGGTTGACCAACTCTTTGGTTTTCTACCAAACCCAATGTCAAGGACTCTTTTAGaattaataatatttactatATTATTACTTGTGTCAGGCTGTGTGCATATAATCATTTACTTATGTGTGTCCCTTCCAGATTGAACTCCTTGAGGTAGAGACTGTTATCATTCATCTTTCTCTGCAGTGTCCAACTCGGCATATAAGGTGCTTACTAAGTTGCCAAATAAATGAATTGATAGGAGTCTGCCTATATCATGTGTCCTTCTGAATCTTAGAAAATCTGTCTCTTAATGGTCTGAAGAGAACAAATGacaatttggagaaaaaatatgTGAGCAAAATCTGAGCAGCAGTGTCTTAGGGTATCATATTATAGAAATGTTACTATCTGGGTTTTTTTCAGTGTCAATTTATCCTTATGACTTTCTGAGTGTTCTGTTCATCTTTACCCTTCCCTCCATGATTACATCTTGTTTCCAATTTGTATCCTAATCAaagtacataatatttttaaactggAACAGATATAAACATAACCTGACTTGAGTAATGTGAGGTCGTCTAAAAGAATAAACTTGCCTTGAGCCATAATTCTTAGAACACTAACCTTATTTGTATTGCCTCTTGAATGGTGTCCTCCAAACAAGTACAGGACCCTGTCTACACACACAGCACAGCTTCCTGACATAGAAGGAGGAACATCACCttcagtattaatttttttcctgagggAAGGAAATTGAATATATATAAGTTTACCAAAAATTAAGAAAGGCaaaacttcattttcttctctttatagtTCCTCAATAAAGGGAGTAAAATAACAGGGCCAGTATATCTAGGGTCTCTTAGACCTGAAATCAATCCAAGGGATGaacctttctcctctttttctattctatgGACAATGAATAGAGCCCAGCTGGTCCTACATGCAGGCAAAATGAGATTCTGAAACCCTAAATGTtgtgttacctttttttttttttattttaaagagttttttagatgttgacagacctttattttattcatttatttatatgcagtgctgagaattgaacccagtgcctcatgcatgctaggcaagcattataCCACTAAGGCACAATTGCAGCCCCTTAtgttgcactttttaaaaaatatttttagtgtagatggacattttatgatatttttatgtggtgctgaggatcaaatccagtgcctcatacatgctatgcaagtgctctacaactgagccacaatcccaaccccttgTGTTATACTTTATTATTCTGGgaaccattttatatttctcaaattGAACTATGCTATTTATTCACATGGCCATAAGCagctgttttattttcaaatcaaGACCACAGGAGGAAAACTTCAACATTCCCAGTCTTGATAGACTAATTCAGTGTTCTTTATTCAGTCACCTTTTAGCCATTTGAATGAATCTGATTCAGATTCTTATGTAATACTCAAACACCTAAGTGGTGGTGTTTATTTACTTTGTGCCAGGTACTTGTGAGTGCTTTGGTATGTATTGACTCATTCTGAATctaaaaatgaatctgaatcaaAAAATTCTAGGATTCATAATATTAATAGCACATTCAAGGTCCTCTGTTCACACAGATACATTTATCAGTTCATCTTTGCTAACCCTGAAATTTgacttgtctttttttaaatttatttttacttatttattcattttggtaggcttatttttaaaaaacgttttgagtatatgtgtgtgctattgggatggaacccaggatagatgagccacattcctagcttttaatattttgagtcagggtctcactgttgctcaggctggccttgaatttgtaatcctcctgccctagcctcctaaACTGCAAATTaaaggtgtatgccaccatgtctAGTCTTTAAaactcttaatttaaaaatatgtagaagtCCTCTATTAGGGAATACTGTACTAGTAAAAGTTTCCAGTTCTCTAGAAAAAGATGTGCAAATAGCTCATAGTAACACTGATTTGCTATAATCCAGAAATAATCCTGACTTTTAGTTTAACTCTTAAGTGGGACTTCCCCTCCATTTTTGTCAGTGCTAGGACTTGACCCAGGGCCACATGCTTACTAAGCAAGTATTCGCAtcattgagctatagccccagtcctcAAGTGGGCCTACTATTCTAATATTCCTGTTCTTAGATTTATAATAGGTAAAATATCAAAGTGCAAAGTTCTCACAAACCAAACCATTGGAAACCCTTTTATAAATCCCCAAACATGGTTCACCCAGCATTTTGAGCAACATTTTAATTTGAGCGACATGTTCTTTATTTATCACTGTTGTGCAATTGGCAAAAGAGATATTCtagttttatataaaagaaaagattcattttggtttttaaagagaacattctcttttttttcttttcttttttttaagggtgATCCAGGGTGatataaccactgagctatatcaccaggtCAGAATATACTCTTTTTTAAGAGATTTGTGTAGAACTTATTTTTAGCAGATAAAATTCTAAGCCATCTAAAACCTAACAATTCAAACAAACTAAATCTTAAGATACCATGTAACAGAAGACATATATCTTAAgatatcatatatttaaaaagggtaTATGGAACTTTTATCATCTTTTCATTCCAAGGTCTGAAGCTGCTGCCTCCTGGTACTTTACAGAGCCCTGAATAGTATTTACAGTGCcctgaataaaaatttattctaaggtCATAAAAGTACCTAGTAATTACTGAACTGTTtctgaaaagatattttaaacagAAACGAAACAGTTAAACTAGAACATTGTTTTCAGagtagcatctttttttttttttttttggtggtggttctggggattgaacctagggccttgggtattctaggcaagcactgtaccaactgaactatatctctagctccttaaaatatttttttgctttgcaatgtaatttggtttttttttttcagtctcccccccctccccccgcataATACCCAGTTACCATCTTCCAGTCTCCATGTTGTAGATCCATAGTTCTTCTCTAGGCAGATAAAAGTCATATAATCCTCTGACTTGATTACTCTAAGAAGAATCAAAACAATTGCAAATAACAGTAGTTGATATTTTAAGGAGGCATATTATGAAATTAAGGATGCAATTAtgaaattagaatgaaaaaataaataaaccttacACTTAGATTAAATGCACAATTCTCCTAGACTCTTACCACATACTCAGGGTAAAGCTTAATGTAAATAGTCCTTaatgcacatttttttatatagcaTTGTAATGGTGCAAAGAGTTGAAAGGCCTCTGGGAACTTGCTAAGGCTGTTCTATCCTAAAGAGACCATGCATCAAATTTCAGTTGCATGACTTCAGGTGAGATTGGTTATCTGTGCTGTGACCAGCAGACTATACAAAGTGGCCAACTCATACCAACATATGTGTGGTGTTCTAACCAGGTTCTCCTTTCACTCATTTTATGACA from Ictidomys tridecemlineatus isolate mIctTri1 chromosome 5, mIctTri1.hap1, whole genome shotgun sequence includes:
- the Klhdc2 gene encoding kelch domain-containing protein 2 isoform X2, translating into METGRWKKINTEGDVPPSMSGSCAVCVDRVLYLFGGHHSRGNTNKFYMLDSRSTDRVLQWERIDCQGIPPSSKDKLGVWVYKNKLIFFGGYGYLPEDKVLGTFEFDETSFWNSSHPRGWNDHVHILDTETFTWSQPLTTGKAPSPRAAHACATVGNKGFVFGGRYRDARMNDLHYLNLDTWEWNELIPQGVCPVGRSWHSLTPVSSDHLFLFGGFTTEKQPLSDAWTYCISKNEWIQFNHPYTEKPRLWHTACASDEGEVIVFGGCANNLLVHHRAAHSNEILIFSVQPKSLVRLSLEAVICFKEMLANSWNCLPKHLLHSVNQRFGSNNTSGS
- the Klhdc2 gene encoding kelch domain-containing protein 2 isoform X1; the encoded protein is MADGNEDLRADDLPGPAFESYESMELACPAERSGHVAVSDGRHMFVWGGYKSNQVRGLYDFYLPREELWIYNMETGRWKKINTEGDVPPSMSGSCAVCVDRVLYLFGGHHSRGNTNKFYMLDSRSTDRVLQWERIDCQGIPPSSKDKLGVWVYKNKLIFFGGYGYLPEDKVLGTFEFDETSFWNSSHPRGWNDHVHILDTETFTWSQPLTTGKAPSPRAAHACATVGNKGFVFGGRYRDARMNDLHYLNLDTWEWNELIPQGVCPVGRSWHSLTPVSSDHLFLFGGFTTEKQPLSDAWTYCISKNEWIQFNHPYTEKPRLWHTACASDEGEVIVFGGCANNLLVHHRAAHSNEILIFSVQPKSLVRLSLEAVICFKEMLANSWNCLPKHLLHSVNQRFGSNNTSGS